A window of Lentibacillus sp. Marseille-P4043 contains these coding sequences:
- a CDS encoding rhodanese-like domain-containing protein, with protein sequence MVKSVTPDELAKRLKDGENVTIIDVRENNEITTGKIPGAKQIPLGHLTIRKDELDKNKTFVVVCQSGNRSKAACGILSAFGYDVEDMIGGMNDWKGKLEKKERGHKNDG encoded by the coding sequence ATGGTCAAAAGTGTTACTCCAGATGAGCTTGCTAAACGACTAAAAGATGGGGAGAATGTTACGATAATAGATGTTAGGGAAAATAATGAAATAACCACTGGGAAAATACCTGGTGCAAAACAGATTCCGCTTGGACATCTTACAATACGTAAAGATGAGTTGGATAAAAACAAAACGTTTGTTGTTGTTTGTCAATCTGGAAACCGTAGTAAGGCTGCCTGTGGTATTCTAAGTGCGTTCGGTTACGACGTTGAAGATATGATTGGTGGCATGAATGATTGGAAAGGCAAATTAGAGAAAAAAGAAAGGGGCCACAAAAATGACGGATAA
- a CDS encoding DUF302 domain-containing protein, with amino-acid sequence MFHYTVETTKTVDEAIGSLEESLKEDKFGILWHLDMKDTLQKKGFDFEQPYHVLEVCNPQAANHILSQNQLVGYFLPCKIVVYQDNGKTKIGMPRPTALIQMVEDESIVEFAQDIEKRLKACIEKSI; translated from the coding sequence ATGTTTCATTATACAGTTGAGACAACAAAAACAGTCGACGAAGCAATTGGGTCATTGGAAGAAAGCTTAAAAGAGGATAAGTTTGGTATTCTCTGGCATCTTGATATGAAGGATACATTACAGAAAAAGGGATTTGATTTTGAGCAACCTTATCATGTGTTAGAAGTGTGCAATCCACAGGCAGCAAATCACATTTTGTCACAGAATCAGCTTGTTGGTTATTTCTTACCTTGCAAAATTGTTGTATATCAAGATAATGGAAAAACGAAAATCGGTATGCCACGCCCGACAGCGTTAATCCAAATGGTCGAGGATGAATCCATTGTAGAATTTGCGCAAGATATTGAAAAAAGATTAAAAGCATGCATTGAAAAGTCAATTTAA
- a CDS encoding MBL fold metallo-hydrolase has product MSKTITAKTLAEQLISDEKTFILDVRNTGEFNNWKIEGKNVETINEPYFNLLDGIDPIADKLEKDQEIIVVCAKGGSSEMVANLLEETGFTHAFSLEGGMKAWSEYLRPVKIADLHDGGSLFQFVRLGKGCLSYFVESNGEAAVIDASRMIDVYEKFADEHGVQIKHVMDTHLHADHISGGRQLAESVGGSYHLPPKDATEVMFDYTPLEEGNDIVVGNTSVQVQPIYSPGHTIGSTSFIIDDTYLLSGDILFVRSIGRPDLAGLAEDWVEDLRDTLYRRYKKLSDDLIVLPAHYSFVDELSEGGMVRARLGDLYQQNEGLQVDDPNAFRKMVTENLPPQPNEYETIRKTNMGKMNPDLEEQKEMESGPNRCAVEG; this is encoded by the coding sequence TTGTCTAAAACAATCACGGCTAAAACACTAGCGGAGCAACTTATTAGTGATGAAAAAACATTCATTTTAGATGTTCGGAATACCGGTGAATTTAATAACTGGAAAATAGAAGGTAAAAACGTAGAAACCATCAATGAACCGTATTTTAACTTATTGGATGGAATTGATCCAATTGCTGATAAGCTGGAAAAAGATCAGGAGATTATCGTTGTATGTGCAAAAGGCGGATCATCTGAAATGGTCGCTAATTTACTTGAAGAAACAGGCTTTACTCATGCATTTAGCTTGGAAGGTGGTATGAAGGCGTGGAGTGAGTATTTGCGACCTGTGAAAATTGCCGATTTGCATGATGGCGGAAGTCTCTTTCAATTTGTCAGATTGGGTAAGGGATGTCTATCATATTTTGTTGAATCAAACGGTGAAGCGGCGGTAATTGATGCAAGCCGTATGATTGATGTTTATGAAAAATTTGCCGATGAACATGGTGTGCAAATTAAACACGTTATGGATACACACTTACATGCTGATCATATATCTGGTGGACGGCAGCTTGCTGAGAGTGTAGGTGGTTCCTATCATCTACCACCTAAGGATGCAACAGAGGTAATGTTCGATTACACACCATTGGAAGAAGGAAATGATATTGTCGTCGGAAATACTTCTGTTCAAGTACAGCCAATCTATTCCCCGGGACACACCATTGGCAGTACGTCATTTATCATTGATGATACGTATTTATTATCCGGGGATATTTTGTTTGTGAGATCAATTGGTCGTCCTGACTTAGCAGGTCTGGCAGAAGATTGGGTAGAGGATCTCCGTGATACGCTCTATAGACGATATAAAAAACTTTCCGATGATTTAATTGTACTACCCGCCCATTATTCGTTTGTTGACGAACTTAGTGAAGGTGGCATGGTCCGGGCTCGTTTAGGGGATCTTTACCAACAAAACGAAGGACTTCAGGTAGACGATCCGAATGCATTTAGGAAAATGGTTACTGAAAATCTTCCACCACAACCAAATGAGTATGAAACAATTCGTAAAACAAACATGGGTAAGATGAACCCAGATTTGGAAGAGCAAAAAGAAATGGAATCTGGTCCTAACCGTTGTGCGGTTGAGGGATAA
- a CDS encoding sulfite exporter TauE/SafE family protein yields MIFVITIFLIGFVGSFISGMVGIGGAIVNFPMLLYIPAALGIASFSAYEVSGITAIQVLFATIGGVFAYRKGGFLNKTIIGYMGISILVGSLAGGFISSSMSEAGINIIYGILALTAVVMMFLPKKESEKATFDKADFNQWLAAIIALIVGIAAGIVGAGGAFLLVPIMLTVLKIPTRITIASSLAITFISSIGSATSKILTDQVLVIPAIIVIVASLLASPLGAKVGKKLNTKYLQWILAILILGTAIKIWIDIFI; encoded by the coding sequence ATGATTTTTGTCATAACCATTTTTCTCATTGGTTTTGTCGGTTCCTTTATTTCTGGGATGGTAGGAATTGGCGGAGCTATTGTTAATTTTCCGATGTTGTTGTATATCCCGGCTGCTTTAGGAATAGCTAGTTTTAGCGCATATGAAGTTTCAGGCATTACCGCTATTCAAGTATTGTTTGCAACAATTGGTGGAGTTTTCGCATATAGAAAAGGCGGATTTTTAAACAAAACAATCATTGGTTATATGGGGATAAGTATTTTAGTTGGTAGTCTTGCAGGTGGATTTATCTCGTCATCTATGTCTGAAGCAGGCATCAATATTATATACGGAATATTAGCCTTGACTGCAGTTGTTATGATGTTCTTACCCAAAAAAGAAAGTGAAAAGGCGACTTTTGATAAGGCCGATTTCAATCAGTGGCTGGCAGCAATAATTGCTCTGATTGTCGGAATAGCAGCTGGTATTGTTGGTGCTGGAGGAGCATTTTTATTAGTTCCAATTATGTTGACAGTACTAAAAATACCAACAAGGATTACGATAGCATCATCATTGGCGATTACGTTTATTTCATCGATTGGCTCTGCAACAAGTAAAATATTGACAGATCAAGTATTGGTGATACCTGCAATTATTGTGATAGTTGCCAGTTTACTAGCTTCTCCATTAGGTGCGAAAGTAGGAAAAAAACTGAACACAAAATATCTACAATGGATTTTAGCAATACTGATCCTGGGAACAGCAATAAAAATCTGGATTGATATTTTTATTTAA
- a CDS encoding rhodanese-like domain-containing protein — translation MGIIQWVIIIIIAAFLVKQFLPIKGVSQVTVPEAKDKFQDKHVQFIDVRTPGEYKAKHRKPFKNIPLSELANRSKELDKNKEVVVICQSGMRSMKAAKILKKQGFEKVTNVKGGMGAWV, via the coding sequence TTGGGAATCATACAATGGGTAATCATTATTATTATAGCTGCTTTCCTTGTGAAGCAATTTTTGCCTATCAAAGGTGTATCACAAGTTACCGTACCAGAAGCAAAAGATAAGTTTCAAGACAAACATGTTCAATTTATCGATGTGCGGACACCAGGCGAATACAAGGCAAAACATCGCAAACCATTTAAAAATATCCCCTTGTCTGAATTGGCTAATAGATCAAAAGAATTGGATAAGAATAAAGAAGTAGTCGTAATTTGCCAAAGTGGAATGAGAAGTATGAAAGCAGCTAAGATCTTGAAAAAACAAGGATTTGAAAAGGTGACCAATGTAAAAGGTGGTATGGGTGCCTGGGTATAG
- a CDS encoding sulfurtransferase TusA family protein has protein sequence MNADKVLDAKGIACPMPIVKTKKAMESINSGEILEVHATDKGAKSDLTAWAKSLGHELLKNTEEDSVLKFWIKKA, from the coding sequence ATGAACGCGGATAAGGTTTTAGATGCAAAAGGGATTGCATGTCCAATGCCAATTGTAAAAACAAAAAAGGCGATGGAATCAATTAACTCAGGTGAAATTTTAGAGGTTCATGCGACAGATAAAGGTGCGAAAAGTGACCTTACTGCATGGGCAAAATCTTTAGGGCATGAGCTTTTAAAAAATACAGAAGAAGATAGTGTGCTCAAATTTTGGATAAAAAAAGCATAA
- a CDS encoding class I SAM-dependent methyltransferase: MTDKRFNPEKAQSLMREERRALLPPEEIIEYLHVNANDIVADLGAGNGYFAIPLAKHAESVYAVDIEPKMLEMLKQNANKETTDNIHYVESDLDHIKLDDNSVNKVMIAFVMHEVPDVDRTLGEIKRILKPGGQMLLLDWEAVETESGPPLHHRISSSEMAKVFERNNFQVEVITLNPGNYAIKAIPK, encoded by the coding sequence ATGACGGATAAGCGCTTTAATCCTGAAAAGGCACAATCACTTATGAGAGAGGAACGCAGGGCTTTATTGCCACCAGAGGAAATTATCGAATATTTACATGTAAATGCAAATGATATAGTTGCCGACCTTGGGGCTGGTAATGGGTATTTTGCAATCCCACTAGCAAAGCATGCGGAATCGGTTTATGCCGTTGACATTGAGCCGAAAATGTTGGAAATGTTGAAGCAAAATGCAAACAAAGAAACAACGGATAACATTCATTATGTGGAAAGTGACTTGGACCATATTAAACTTGATGATAACTCCGTAAACAAAGTTATGATCGCTTTCGTCATGCATGAAGTTCCAGATGTCGATAGGACTCTTGGTGAAATAAAACGTATTTTAAAGCCAGGAGGACAGATGCTTTTACTTGATTGGGAAGCGGTCGAAACAGAATCAGGCCCTCCGTTACATCATCGAATTTCTTCCAGTGAAATGGCTAAAGTTTTTGAACGGAATAATTTTCAGGTGGAAGTCATCACATTGAATCCAGGAAATTATGCTATAAAAGCAATACCAAAATAA
- a CDS encoding cytochrome c biogenesis CcdA family protein: MGGIEADTMLIVGMFLAIGAGALSFLSPCVLPIFPAYLSYITGISVKELQGNQKAKIRGKLLSHSIFFLLGVSLVFISLGAGASFLGRWIQDLLLGDSGLFIQRIAGIFIIVMGLFIGGWLNITALMKEKRFHYSKKPAGYLGAFFVGLGFAAGWTPCIGPIFGSILLLAASNPTQGIFYTVMYVIGFALPFIVLTFFLGSTRWIVRHSQVIMRIGAVIMIIMGLVLFFGQMPRITEFLLNLVKDTWLSKLG; the protein is encoded by the coding sequence ATGGGCGGAATTGAAGCAGATACAATGTTGATTGTTGGAATGTTTTTGGCAATAGGAGCTGGGGCATTATCTTTTTTGTCACCTTGCGTACTTCCTATTTTCCCGGCATATTTGTCATATATTACGGGGATAAGTGTAAAAGAATTGCAAGGAAATCAGAAAGCTAAAATCCGTGGTAAATTGTTAAGTCATTCTATTTTCTTCTTACTCGGAGTTTCATTGGTATTTATTAGCTTGGGTGCCGGTGCCTCATTTTTAGGTCGATGGATTCAGGATTTACTACTTGGTGATTCTGGTTTATTTATTCAACGTATCGCGGGGATTTTCATTATAGTTATGGGGCTATTTATTGGTGGTTGGCTTAATATTACCGCACTAATGAAAGAAAAGCGTTTTCACTATTCCAAAAAGCCGGCTGGGTATTTGGGTGCTTTTTTTGTTGGACTTGGTTTCGCTGCAGGCTGGACTCCATGTATCGGTCCGATTTTTGGGTCTATCTTACTTTTGGCTGCAAGTAACCCCACTCAAGGTATATTCTACACAGTTATGTATGTTATTGGTTTCGCATTACCATTTATTGTATTAACTTTCTTTCTTGGATCGACTAGATGGATTGTGCGGCACAGTCAGGTAATTATGAGAATTGGAGCAGTCATTATGATTATAATGGGGCTAGTTTTGTTCTTTGGTCAAATGCCACGAATCACAGAATTTCTACTTAACTTGGTGAAAGATACATGGTTATCAAAATTAGGATAG